The proteins below are encoded in one region of Salvelinus fontinalis isolate EN_2023a chromosome 10, ASM2944872v1, whole genome shotgun sequence:
- the LOC129863446 gene encoding equilibrative nucleoside transporter 2-like isoform X1, translating into MTTQKSAPVDRGCAVAVIIFILGLGTLLPWNFFITAMEYFDDRLKGTASSIGATLVTNETTPVTNGTTTVTNGTTQVTNGTTPVTKDYKFASWMTLLAQLPLLLFTLANSFLYQRIKEKVRIAVSMVSILFLFLLTAIMVKVPMQPHSFFSITMATIWFINSFGAVLQGSLFGLVGLLPPRYSTLFMSGQGLAGIFAAMASLFSILSKADKASAALGYFITPCVATLITLLSYLLLPHLEFAQFYFEKSKCHHDQPETTDKLLKGADKEKLALVSGDQNGFNNKPIITNGDFEASGTKEALFMMQQTDSHSRSSVLAVFKKIWVMALCVTCVLAVTLSVFPAVTVKVKSVYGNKEWDRYFLCVCCFIVFNVMDLIGRSVTSMVQWPSKRSGLFPVLVVSRVVFIPLIMLCNTDKRQYLPVLFSHDIAFLVIMTLFALSNGYFICLCMSYAPQLVRAKDCETAGALMTFFLALGLSLGAALSFLLRNLL; encoded by the exons ATGACTACCCAGAAGAGTGCCCCAGTGGACCG AGGCTGTGCTGTGGCCGTCATCATCTTCATCCTGGGACTGGGCACACTGCTGCCATGGAACTTTTTCATCACTGCCATGGAG TATTTTGACGACCGCCTCAAAGGGACCGCGTCAAGTATCGGAGCGACCTTGGTTACTAACGAGACCACCCCGGTTACTAACGGAACCACTACAGTTACTAACGGAACCACCCAGGTTACTAATGGAACCACCCCGGTTACTAAAGACTACAAGTTTGCCAGCTGGATGACTCTTCTAGCCCAGTTACCCCTGCTCCTCTTCACCCTGGCCAACTCCTTCCTGTATCAGCG TATCAAAGAGAAGGTCCGGATTGCTGTCAGTATggtctccatcctcttcctcttcctcctcactgcCATCATGGTCAAAGTGCCCATGCAGCCCCACAGCTTCTTCTCTATCACCATGGCAACTATATGGTTCATCAACT CTTTTGGAGCAGTGCTCCAGGGCAGTCTGTTTGGGCTGGTGGGTCTGCTCCCCCCGAGGTACAGCACATTGTTTATGAGTGGTCAGGGATTGGCAGGGATCTTTGCTGCCATGGCTAGTCTGTTCTCTATCCTCA GTAAAGCAGACAAGGCCAGTGCTGCTCTTGGGTACTTCATAACCCCCTGTGTGGCAACACTGATCACCCTGCTTAGCTACTTACTACTGCCACACCTG GAGTTTGCCCAGTTTTACTTTGAGAAAAGTAAGTGTCACCATGACCAACCTGAGACCACAGACAAGCTTCTCAAGGGAGCCG ACAAAGAAAAATTAGCGTTGGTCAGTGGCGACCAAAATGGCTTCAACAATAAACCCATAATAACCAATGGTGATTTTGAGGCCAGTGGGACCAAAGAAGCCCTGTTCATGATGCAGCAGACTGACAGTCACAGCAGGTCATCTGTCCTGGCAGTCTTCAAAAAG ATTTGGGTGATGGCCCTCTGTGTGACGTGTGTGCTGGCTGTCACACTGTCAGTTTTCCCTGCTGTCACAGTAAAAGTGAAGAGTGTGTATGGAAACAAGGAATGGG ACCGATACTTTCTCTGTGTCTGCTGTTTCATCGTCTTTAACGTCATGGACCTGATTGGCCGCAGTGTCACCTCTATGGTTCAGTGG CCCTCAAAGAGAAGCGGTCTGTTCCCTGTGCTCGTGGTCTCCCGTGTGGTCTTCATCCCTCTCATCATGCTGTGCAACACTGACAAGCGCCAGTACCTGCCAGTCCTGTTCTCCCATGACATTGCCTTCCTTGTTATCATGACATTATTCGCCTTGTCCAATGGATATTTCATCTGTCTCTGCATGTCTTATGCACCTCA GTTGGTGAGGGCTAAAGACTGTGAGACAGCAGGGGCCTTGATGACCTTCTTCTTGGCTCTGGGTCTGTCTCTAGGGGCAGCGCTCTCTTTCCTCCTGAGGAACCTGCTCTAG
- the LOC129863446 gene encoding equilibrative nucleoside transporter 2-like isoform X2, whose amino-acid sequence MEYFDDRLKGTASSIGATLVTNETTPVTNGTTTVTNGTTQVTNGTTPVTKDYKFASWMTLLAQLPLLLFTLANSFLYQRIKEKVRIAVSMVSILFLFLLTAIMVKVPMQPHSFFSITMATIWFINSFGAVLQGSLFGLVGLLPPRYSTLFMSGQGLAGIFAAMASLFSILSKADKASAALGYFITPCVATLITLLSYLLLPHLEFAQFYFEKSKCHHDQPETTDKLLKGADKEKLALVSGDQNGFNNKPIITNGDFEASGTKEALFMMQQTDSHSRSSVLAVFKKIWVMALCVTCVLAVTLSVFPAVTVKVKSVYGNKEWDRYFLCVCCFIVFNVMDLIGRSVTSMVQWPSKRSGLFPVLVVSRVVFIPLIMLCNTDKRQYLPVLFSHDIAFLVIMTLFALSNGYFICLCMSYAPQLVRAKDCETAGALMTFFLALGLSLGAALSFLLRNLL is encoded by the exons ATGGAG TATTTTGACGACCGCCTCAAAGGGACCGCGTCAAGTATCGGAGCGACCTTGGTTACTAACGAGACCACCCCGGTTACTAACGGAACCACTACAGTTACTAACGGAACCACCCAGGTTACTAATGGAACCACCCCGGTTACTAAAGACTACAAGTTTGCCAGCTGGATGACTCTTCTAGCCCAGTTACCCCTGCTCCTCTTCACCCTGGCCAACTCCTTCCTGTATCAGCG TATCAAAGAGAAGGTCCGGATTGCTGTCAGTATggtctccatcctcttcctcttcctcctcactgcCATCATGGTCAAAGTGCCCATGCAGCCCCACAGCTTCTTCTCTATCACCATGGCAACTATATGGTTCATCAACT CTTTTGGAGCAGTGCTCCAGGGCAGTCTGTTTGGGCTGGTGGGTCTGCTCCCCCCGAGGTACAGCACATTGTTTATGAGTGGTCAGGGATTGGCAGGGATCTTTGCTGCCATGGCTAGTCTGTTCTCTATCCTCA GTAAAGCAGACAAGGCCAGTGCTGCTCTTGGGTACTTCATAACCCCCTGTGTGGCAACACTGATCACCCTGCTTAGCTACTTACTACTGCCACACCTG GAGTTTGCCCAGTTTTACTTTGAGAAAAGTAAGTGTCACCATGACCAACCTGAGACCACAGACAAGCTTCTCAAGGGAGCCG ACAAAGAAAAATTAGCGTTGGTCAGTGGCGACCAAAATGGCTTCAACAATAAACCCATAATAACCAATGGTGATTTTGAGGCCAGTGGGACCAAAGAAGCCCTGTTCATGATGCAGCAGACTGACAGTCACAGCAGGTCATCTGTCCTGGCAGTCTTCAAAAAG ATTTGGGTGATGGCCCTCTGTGTGACGTGTGTGCTGGCTGTCACACTGTCAGTTTTCCCTGCTGTCACAGTAAAAGTGAAGAGTGTGTATGGAAACAAGGAATGGG ACCGATACTTTCTCTGTGTCTGCTGTTTCATCGTCTTTAACGTCATGGACCTGATTGGCCGCAGTGTCACCTCTATGGTTCAGTGG CCCTCAAAGAGAAGCGGTCTGTTCCCTGTGCTCGTGGTCTCCCGTGTGGTCTTCATCCCTCTCATCATGCTGTGCAACACTGACAAGCGCCAGTACCTGCCAGTCCTGTTCTCCCATGACATTGCCTTCCTTGTTATCATGACATTATTCGCCTTGTCCAATGGATATTTCATCTGTCTCTGCATGTCTTATGCACCTCA GTTGGTGAGGGCTAAAGACTGTGAGACAGCAGGGGCCTTGATGACCTTCTTCTTGGCTCTGGGTCTGTCTCTAGGGGCAGCGCTCTCTTTCCTCCTGAGGAACCTGCTCTAG